GACGGCCAAACCGAGATCGTTGTGGCAGTGCGTCGAGATAACGACCTGGTCGGGCACGGATTCGCGGACGGTCCGGACGAGCTCTCCGAACTCGTGCGGCATCGCGTAGCCGACGGTGTCCGGCACGTTGATCGTCGTCGCGCCGGCCTCGACGGCGACGCGGAAGCACTCGAGCAGGAAGTCCAGCTCGGTCCGCGTCGCATCCTGCGCGCTGAACTCGACGTCCTCGGTGAACCCCACCGCCAGCTTGACCCCGTCGCGGATGCCCTCGAGCACCTGGTCGTAGCTCATCCGCAGCATGTCCTGCAGGTGGATCTGGCTCGTCGAGATGAACGTGTGGATCCGCCAGCGCTCGGCGCCCTTCAACGCCTCGGCGGCACGCTCGATGTCGCCGGGGACGACCCGGGCGAGCGCGGCGATGACCGGTCCGCGAACGCTCGAGGCGATCTCCCGTACCGCCTGGAACTCGCCCTCACCGGAGACGGGAAAGCCCGCCTCGATGATGTCGACGTCGAGACGGGCCAGCTGCTCCGCGATCTCGACCTTCTCGGCCTTGGTGAGGGCGATCCCGGGCGCCTGCTCCCCGTCGCGGAGCGTTGTATCGAAGATCCGTACTACGTCTGGGTCGCTCACGTCGGTGGCACCTTCCGCTCGGATTCCAGCCAGGGCATCATTCGGCGGAGCCCACGACCCACCTCTTCGAGCCGCGAGCTCCGCGCCTCCTGCCGCATCCGGAGGAAGTTGGGGAAGCCGGCCTCGGCCTCCCCGATCCACTCCTTGGCGAAGGCACCGCCCCTGATCTCGTCCAGGATCCGACGCATCTCCTCGCGGGTGGCGTCGTTCACCACGCGCGGTCCACGCGTGTAGTCGCCGTACTCGGCGGTGTCGCTCACGGAGTAGCGCATCCACGACAGTCCGCCCTCGTACATCAGGTCGACGATCAGCTTCAGCTCGTGCAGACACTCGAAGTACGCGATCTCGGGCTGGTAGCCGGCCTCGACGAGCGTGTCGAACGCGGACCGCACGAGCGCGCTCGTCCCGCCGCACAGGATCGACTGCTCCCCGAACAGGTCGGTCTCGGTCTCCTCCTCGAACGACGTCTCGATCACGCCGGCGCGCGCGCAGCCGATCGCACCGGCGTACGCGAGCGCTCGCTGGAGCGCCTTGCCCGTTGCATCGCGATCAACGGCGACGAGCGCAGGCGTTCCGATCCCCTGCTCGTACGTGCGGCGGACCAGGTGTCCGGGACCCTTCGGCGCGATCATCGTCACGTCGACGTCGCCGGGCGGCTCGATCGTCCGGAAATGGATGTTGAAGCCGTGGGCGAACATCAGCATGTTCCCGGGCTCGAGATTCGGCGCGATCTCCTCCCCGTAGACCCTTGCCTGCGAGGTGTCCGGGAGGAGCACCATCACGACGTCTGCCTCGGCAACGGCTTCGCCGATCGGCTTCACGGTGAGACCGCCCTCTCGCGCCTTGGCGGCGCTCGAGGAACCGTCGCGCAGGCCGACGACGACGTCGAAACCCGAGTCCTTGAGGTTCAGCGCGTGCGCGTGTCCCTGGCTGCCGAAACCGAGCACCGCGATCTTCTGCCCGGACAGCGCCGAGGCGTCCGCGTCCTTGTCGTAATAGATCGTCGCCACCGTTCTCCTCCCCCTCCTACACTCCGCCCCCGGTCCACTCTTCGGCGCCCACGGCCGCGACCTTCGAGCGAGCGCCCCGCTCGCGGATCCCCTTGTCGCCACGGGCGAGCGCGATGCGCCCGGTGCGCGAGAGCTCGATCACGCCGAAGTCGCGGAGCAGCTCGAGCAGTGCCTCGAGCTTCTCGGGCTTGCCGGTCGCCTCGAGCGTGATGGTCGAGCGCGTGACGTCGACGACGTTCGCCCGGAACACTGTCGAGATCTCCATCACGCGCGGCCGGTCCTCCCCCGCGGCGCGGACCTTCACCAGCATGAGCTCGCGCTCGACCGCGTCA
This portion of the Actinomycetota bacterium genome encodes:
- the ilvC gene encoding ketol-acid reductoisomerase, with amino-acid sequence MATIYYDKDADASALSGQKIAVLGFGSQGHAHALNLKDSGFDVVVGLRDGSSSAAKAREGGLTVKPIGEAVAEADVVMVLLPDTSQARVYGEEIAPNLEPGNMLMFAHGFNIHFRTIEPPGDVDVTMIAPKGPGHLVRRTYEQGIGTPALVAVDRDATGKALQRALAYAGAIGCARAGVIETSFEEETETDLFGEQSILCGGTSALVRSAFDTLVEAGYQPEIAYFECLHELKLIVDLMYEGGLSWMRYSVSDTAEYGDYTRGPRVVNDATREEMRRILDEIRGGAFAKEWIGEAEAGFPNFLRMRQEARSSRLEEVGRGLRRMMPWLESERKVPPT
- the ilvN gene encoding acetolactate synthase small subunit, with translation MNGQLHTISVLVEDKPGVLTRVAGLFAARGFNIDSLAVGPTSDDGLSRMTVVVHVDRKPLEQITKQLNKLINVIKILEHDPGDAVERELMLVKVRAAGEDRPRVMEISTVFRANVVDVTRSTITLEATGKPEKLEALLELLRDFGVIELSRTGRIALARGDKGIRERGARSKVAAVGAEEWTGGGV